One Obesumbacterium proteus DNA window includes the following coding sequences:
- the aaeB gene encoding p-hydroxybenzoic acid efflux pump subunit AaeB, whose protein sequence is MFLRLRFACKLAFAIVLALFLGFHLQLETPRWSVLTAAIVAAGPAFAAGGEPFSGAIRHRGWLRIIGTFIGSIGGLLIMMLFIRAPLVMMLLCCAWAGICTWISSLVRVENSYAFGLAGYTALIIVVTTATEPLLSPLYAVERCSEIVLGIVCAVLADIIFSPRSIKSDIDRVVSSLIVDQFRLLQMCVRPDERDVLDKSWNDLVKGTNALNGMRSNLMLESTRWVRVNRRLKALNTVSLTLITQACETFFISSNAPERIPSEMQVLILEPVETIGDVHKRMKQLRQLLSMQPTDSVPLTISSWIGAATRYLLLAKGVHTNSSISSVEENILEGEYVVKPASAERHHAMINGLRTWAATSIGALFWLWTGWTSGSGCMVMIAVVTALAMRTPNPRMASIDFLLGTIMALPIGALFYMLILPATQQSMLLLCISLGLMAFVIGLEVQKRRLGSLGTLALTINIMVLSNPMTFPVSSFLDNAIGQIIGCFVAMIVLFLIRDRSKARTGRALLNGFVYSAVSALTTNQARRNENHLPALYQQLFQLLSLFPNDIAKYRLALTLIIAHQRLRNAPIPVNQELSDFHKQIRATANKVISAGGDSKRRGYFFRLLDELNQYQERLVHYQAPYTVTIPVKRLSTMLEKYQHALID, encoded by the coding sequence ATGTTTTTGCGCTTACGTTTTGCCTGTAAGTTAGCATTTGCTATCGTGCTGGCGCTGTTTCTTGGCTTTCATTTGCAGCTTGAAACACCGCGCTGGTCGGTTTTAACCGCGGCTATTGTGGCCGCGGGCCCCGCGTTTGCAGCTGGTGGCGAACCTTTCTCTGGCGCGATCCGTCACCGTGGTTGGCTACGTATTATCGGGACATTTATCGGCTCGATTGGCGGTTTGCTGATCATGATGCTGTTTATCCGTGCGCCGCTGGTGATGATGCTCCTGTGCTGCGCATGGGCGGGCATATGTACCTGGATCTCTTCGCTGGTGCGCGTGGAGAACTCTTATGCCTTCGGTTTAGCGGGCTATACCGCGCTTATTATCGTGGTGACAACGGCAACGGAGCCCTTGTTGAGCCCGCTGTATGCGGTTGAGCGCTGTAGTGAAATCGTATTAGGTATCGTGTGTGCGGTACTGGCCGACATTATCTTTTCGCCACGCTCTATCAAAAGTGATATCGACCGCGTGGTGAGTTCGCTGATCGTCGATCAATTCCGGTTACTGCAAATGTGCGTTCGCCCTGACGAGCGAGACGTGCTGGATAAATCGTGGAACGATTTAGTGAAAGGCACCAATGCGCTTAACGGGATGCGCAGCAATCTGATGCTGGAATCCACCCGTTGGGTACGCGTAAACCGCCGTTTGAAGGCGTTGAACACCGTTTCTTTAACGCTTATCACGCAGGCCTGTGAAACCTTCTTTATCAGCTCAAATGCGCCAGAACGTATTCCTAGCGAAATGCAGGTTCTGATCCTTGAGCCGGTAGAAACTATCGGCGATGTTCACAAACGCATGAAACAGCTGCGTCAGCTGTTATCGATGCAGCCCACAGACTCGGTGCCGTTAACCATCAGCAGCTGGATTGGTGCCGCTACGCGCTACCTGCTATTGGCAAAAGGGGTGCATACCAACAGCAGTATCAGCTCGGTAGAAGAAAATATTCTTGAAGGCGAGTATGTAGTAAAACCCGCCTCCGCAGAGCGCCATCACGCCATGATCAACGGCTTGCGCACGTGGGCAGCAACGTCTATTGGTGCGCTGTTCTGGCTGTGGACTGGTTGGACATCCGGCAGTGGCTGTATGGTTATGATTGCCGTGGTGACCGCGCTGGCGATGCGCACGCCGAACCCACGCATGGCATCGATTGATTTCCTGTTAGGCACGATTATGGCGCTGCCGATCGGTGCGCTGTTTTATATGCTCATTCTTCCCGCTACGCAGCAAAGCATGTTGTTGCTGTGTATAAGTTTGGGACTGATGGCGTTTGTTATCGGTTTGGAAGTGCAAAAACGCCGTTTAGGATCGCTGGGGACCTTGGCTTTGACGATTAACATTATGGTGTTAAGCAACCCGATGACGTTTCCGGTTAGCAGCTTTTTGGACAACGCGATTGGCCAGATCATTGGCTGCTTTGTGGCGATGATCGTGCTGTTCTTGATCCGCGATCGTTCTAAAGCTCGGACGGGGCGCGCCTTACTCAACGGCTTTGTATACAGCGCGGTATCGGCGCTAACAACCAATCAGGCGCGTCGCAATGAAAACCATTTACCGGCGCTGTACCAGCAGCTCTTCCAGCTGTTGAGTCTGTTCCCGAATGACATTGCTAAATACCGTTTGGCGCTGACGTTAATCATCGCTCACCAGCGTTTACGCAATGCGCCGATTCCGGTCAACCAAGAGCTGTCTGATTTCCACAAACAGATACGTGCGACCGCCAATAAAGTGATTTCAGCCGGTGGCGATAGTAAGCGAAGAGGGTACTTTTTCCGCTTGTTAGACGAACTGAATCAGTATCAGGAACGCTTAGTTCACTATCAGGCACCGTACACCGTTACGATCCCGGTCAAACGGCTATCGACCATGTTGGAGAAATACCAGCATGCGCTAATTGATTAA
- the aaeX gene encoding p-hydroxybenzoic acid efflux pump operon protein AaeX, which produces MGLLPVMVVFGLSFPPVFFELLVALLLFLLFRRVLQPTGIYDFVWHPALFNTALYCCLFYLITCLFV; this is translated from the coding sequence ATGGGGCTGCTACCGGTAATGGTCGTTTTTGGCCTGTCCTTTCCACCGGTGTTTTTTGAACTGCTGGTGGCTTTGCTGCTGTTTTTACTGTTCCGGCGAGTATTACAACCGACGGGGATCTACGACTTTGTTTGGCATCCGGCGTTGTTTAATACCGCGTTGTACTGCTGTTTGTTCTACTTGATTACCTGCTTATTTGTCTGA
- the kch gene encoding voltage-gated potassium channel protein: MKKLFHRFISLFKPHWCLAVLVAAYGYLFMRPVMLRAFDYVPNAISSFSSWKETLSVTGLLEIPQFVLGFGLILMAFGLLLRARVAWAFSLLLLFVTGLLSFLSPQEMLNLFLYAVILLILLIAYWRRFDHASLAAGGLFALVSFASLLLYAVFGSLYLGGEFVPPILDMPTAFYFSVVSMSTVGFGDIVPHTATARLFTVSVIVMGITVFATSISAIIGPVIGGNLKRLVKGRISHVMRKNHFIIAGATPLALSVYLGLKQRGDALTVIVPPNVSHEYPPDTDIIIGDPSNAQVLIEAGAAKAKFILALRDDDAENAFIVLAAKEVANANTKTISVVNASKHLQKIKRVQPDMVFSLQLLGSELLVRTLSGEPIDDKLITELFFGNTSSVKDA; the protein is encoded by the coding sequence GTGAAAAAACTATTCCACAGATTCATATCTTTGTTTAAACCGCACTGGTGTCTGGCCGTGTTGGTAGCCGCGTATGGCTATCTCTTCATGCGTCCGGTGATGCTGCGAGCGTTTGACTATGTGCCAAACGCCATCAGTTCGTTCAGCTCATGGAAAGAGACGCTTTCTGTTACTGGCCTACTTGAAATCCCGCAGTTTGTGCTTGGTTTTGGCTTAATACTGATGGCGTTCGGGCTGCTGCTGCGCGCACGCGTGGCGTGGGCATTCTCGTTATTATTGTTATTCGTGACTGGCCTACTCAGCTTTCTTTCACCTCAGGAAATGCTGAACCTGTTTCTGTACGCCGTGATATTGCTGATTTTACTCATCGCCTATTGGCGGCGCTTTGACCATGCCAGCTTAGCTGCCGGTGGTCTATTTGCGTTAGTCAGCTTCGCGTCTTTACTACTGTATGCCGTTTTTGGTTCGCTCTATTTGGGTGGCGAATTTGTTCCGCCGATTTTAGATATGCCGACGGCGTTCTATTTCTCGGTGGTCAGTATGTCAACGGTAGGCTTTGGCGACATTGTTCCCCATACGGCCACCGCTCGGCTATTTACCGTCTCCGTTATCGTTATGGGGATTACCGTATTTGCGACGTCAATCAGTGCCATTATTGGGCCAGTGATTGGCGGTAATTTAAAACGATTGGTGAAAGGCAGGATTTCTCACGTGATGCGTAAAAATCACTTTATTATCGCGGGTGCCACTCCGCTAGCATTGAGCGTTTATCTCGGGCTTAAACAGCGCGGAGACGCACTGACCGTCATCGTGCCACCCAATGTTTCCCATGAATATCCACCGGATACGGACATAATTATCGGCGATCCGTCTAATGCTCAAGTGCTGATCGAAGCGGGTGCAGCGAAAGCAAAATTCATTCTGGCGCTGCGTGATGATGATGCAGAAAATGCGTTTATCGTGCTGGCGGCGAAAGAGGTCGCCAATGCCAACACCAAAACTATTTCGGTGGTTAATGCCAGCAAGCACTTACAGAAAATTAAGCGTGTGCAGCCTGATATGGTGTTCTCACTTCAACTGCTCGGCAGTGAATTGCTGGTGCGCACGCTGAGCGGTGAGCCGATCGACGATAAACTGATTACCGAACTCTTCTTCGGTAATACGTCATCAGTGAAAGACGCTTAA
- the aaeR gene encoding HTH-type transcriptional activator AaeR, translating to MERLKRMAVFAKVVECGSFTSAGRQLEMSVSSISQTISKLENELNIKLLNRSTRSIGLTEAGKIYYQGCRKMLLEAQEVHEQIYAFNNTPTGTLRIGSSSTMAQNVLAPMTARMLREYPGLSIDLVTGVPAPDLIADGLDLVVRVGALQDSSLFSKRLGSMPMVVCAAKSYLQQHGTPEKPADITSFSWLTYSVRPDSEFELIAPEGQTLHLSPQGRFVTNDSQTLIRWLSEGVGIAYVPLMWVIEEIKRGEVEILFSRYQSDPRPVYALHTQKDKLPLKVQVCINYLSEYFTKVGEIYQDYRQEE from the coding sequence ATGGAACGACTTAAGCGCATGGCCGTATTTGCCAAAGTAGTTGAATGCGGCTCCTTTACTAGCGCAGGACGCCAGCTTGAGATGAGCGTTTCGTCCATAAGCCAAACCATTTCCAAGTTGGAAAATGAGCTCAATATTAAGCTGCTCAACCGCAGCACGCGCAGCATTGGTTTAACCGAGGCAGGGAAAATTTATTATCAGGGCTGCCGCAAAATGTTGCTTGAGGCGCAGGAAGTCCACGAACAGATTTACGCCTTCAACAATACGCCAACGGGCACCTTACGTATCGGTAGTTCATCGACCATGGCACAAAATGTATTGGCACCGATGACGGCCAGAATGCTGCGTGAATACCCTGGATTATCGATCGATTTAGTTACCGGCGTACCTGCTCCAGACCTTATCGCTGATGGGCTCGATCTGGTGGTGCGGGTGGGCGCATTACAAGACTCCAGCCTGTTTTCCAAGCGCTTGGGTTCCATGCCAATGGTCGTCTGCGCAGCGAAAAGCTATCTCCAGCAGCACGGCACGCCTGAGAAACCCGCGGACATCACCAGTTTTAGCTGGTTGACCTACAGCGTTCGCCCCGACAGCGAATTTGAGCTGATTGCGCCAGAAGGGCAAACGCTGCACCTCTCGCCTCAGGGACGCTTCGTCACCAATGACTCGCAAACGCTCATCCGCTGGCTTAGCGAAGGCGTGGGCATTGCTTACGTGCCGCTGATGTGGGTCATCGAAGAGATAAAACGCGGTGAAGTTGAAATTCTCTTCAGCCGCTATCAATCCGACCCAAGACCGGTTTACGCCTTACATACCCAAAAAGATAAGCTGCCGCTCAAGGTGCAGGTTTGTATTAACTACCTCAGCGAATATTTCACCAAGGTTGGGGAGATTTATCAGGATTATCGGCAGGAGGAGTGA
- the pyrI gene encoding aspartate carbamoyltransferase regulatory subunit, whose product MTHDNKLQVEAIKRGTVIDHIPAQVGFKLLTLFKLTETDQRITIGLNLPSNAQGRKDLIKIENVFLTEEQVNQLSIYAPKATVNRIDNYEVVLKLTPTLPEQIDHVLDCPNSNCISRSEPVSSSFKVRVRQDEVLLKCKYCEKEFEHHAVMQGI is encoded by the coding sequence ATGACACACGATAATAAATTACAGGTAGAAGCGATTAAACGTGGCACGGTGATTGACCATATTCCGGCTCAGGTCGGTTTCAAACTCTTAACGTTGTTCAAACTCACCGAGACAGACCAGCGCATTACTATCGGCTTAAACCTGCCTTCGAATGCGCAGGGGCGTAAAGACCTGATTAAAATCGAAAACGTCTTCTTGACCGAAGAGCAGGTCAACCAACTCTCAATTTATGCGCCTAAAGCGACGGTAAACCGCATCGATAACTACGAAGTGGTTCTTAAGCTCACGCCAACGCTGCCAGAGCAGATTGACCACGTATTGGACTGCCCAAACAGCAACTGCATTAGCCGCAGCGAACCGGTGTCTTCCAGCTTTAAAGTTCGTGTGCGCCAAGATGAAGTGTTATTGAAGTGTAAGTACTGTGAAAAAGAGTTTGAACATCATGCCGTAATGCAGGGTATTTAG
- the aaeA gene encoding p-hydroxybenzoic acid efflux pump subunit AaeA — MIKMTRIAITVIIVIVAAIAVFKAWAFYTESPWTRDAKFTADVVAIAPDVSGLLSDVPIRDNQLVKKGQILFVIDQPRYQEALNQAEADVRYYQTLVGEKAKEAGRRVRLGVQAMSQEEIDQSSNVLATVRQQLAKAQSTRDLAKLDLERTVVRAPADGWITNLNVHQGEFINRGATAVALVKKGTFYILAYMEETKLDGIQRGDRVEITPLGSNRILYGTVDSVSAGVNNKSSTADSKGLATVDSNLEWVRLAQRVPVKILLDNKEQETPYPAGTTATVVVSNQQDVERKSSSPVVQLLHRLREFG; from the coding sequence ATGATAAAAATGACCCGCATCGCTATCACCGTGATTATCGTGATAGTAGCGGCAATTGCCGTGTTTAAAGCATGGGCCTTTTATACCGAATCTCCCTGGACGCGTGATGCTAAATTCACCGCCGACGTTGTTGCCATTGCACCAGACGTCAGCGGTCTACTCTCGGACGTACCTATTCGCGATAACCAGCTGGTGAAGAAAGGGCAGATCCTGTTTGTTATCGATCAGCCGCGTTATCAAGAAGCGCTAAATCAGGCCGAAGCCGATGTGCGTTACTACCAAACACTGGTGGGCGAAAAAGCGAAAGAGGCTGGGCGTCGTGTACGTTTAGGCGTTCAGGCGATGTCTCAAGAAGAGATCGACCAGTCAAGCAACGTGCTGGCAACGGTGCGTCAGCAGTTGGCGAAAGCACAGTCAACGCGGGATCTGGCGAAGCTGGATCTAGAACGTACCGTGGTGCGTGCCCCAGCTGATGGCTGGATAACCAACCTGAACGTGCATCAGGGTGAGTTCATTAACCGTGGCGCTACGGCGGTTGCGTTGGTGAAAAAAGGCACCTTCTACATTCTGGCCTACATGGAAGAAACCAAACTCGACGGCATCCAGCGCGGCGATCGCGTGGAAATTACGCCGCTGGGCAGTAACCGTATTCTGTACGGGACCGTAGACAGCGTATCCGCTGGGGTAAACAACAAAAGCTCTACTGCGGATAGCAAAGGCTTGGCGACCGTTGACTCTAACCTTGAATGGGTTCGTTTGGCGCAGCGCGTTCCGGTGAAAATTTTGCTCGATAACAAAGAGCAAGAAACACCTTATCCGGCTGGGACAACCGCCACCGTGGTGGTGAGCAACCAACAAGACGTTGAGCGTAAATCGTCATCGCCGGTGGTGCAGCTGCTGCACCGTCTGCGCGAATTTGGCTAA
- the pyrB gene encoding aspartate carbamoyltransferase yields the protein MANPLYNKDIISINDLNREELELVLRTAASLKANPQPELLKHKVIASLFFEASTRTRLSFETSMHRLGASVVGFSDSSNTSLGKKGETLADTISVISTYVDAIVMRHPQEGAARLATEFCGSIPVVNAGDGSNQHPTQTLLDLFTIQETQGRLNNINIAMVGDLKYGRTVHSLTQALAKFEGNRFYFIAPDALAMPAYILKMLDEKGIQYSLHTSIEEVMPELDILYMTRVQKERLDPSEYVNVKSQFVLRAASLEGARDNMKVLHPLPRIDEITNDVDKTPYAYYFQQAGNGIFARQALLALVLNAELNF from the coding sequence ATGGCTAATCCGTTGTATAACAAAGATATCATCTCCATAAACGATCTGAATCGTGAGGAACTGGAGCTGGTATTACGTACTGCTGCAAGCCTGAAGGCGAATCCGCAGCCAGAATTGTTGAAACACAAAGTGATTGCCAGCCTGTTCTTCGAGGCCTCAACGCGTACCCGTCTCTCTTTTGAAACCTCCATGCATCGCCTCGGTGCTTCGGTCGTCGGTTTCTCCGACAGCAGCAATACGTCGCTGGGTAAGAAGGGCGAAACGCTGGCGGATACCATTTCGGTTATCAGCACCTACGTGGACGCCATTGTGATGCGCCATCCGCAGGAAGGTGCGGCGCGACTGGCGACTGAGTTTTGTGGCTCGATTCCGGTGGTAAACGCGGGCGATGGTTCGAACCAACATCCAACCCAAACGCTGCTCGACCTGTTTACGATTCAGGAAACGCAGGGACGTTTGAATAACATCAATATCGCGATGGTCGGTGACCTGAAATATGGCCGCACCGTGCACTCATTGACGCAGGCGTTGGCGAAGTTTGAAGGAAATCGCTTCTATTTCATCGCGCCAGATGCTTTGGCGATGCCCGCATATATCTTGAAGATGCTGGATGAAAAGGGCATTCAATACAGCCTGCATACCAGTATCGAAGAAGTGATGCCGGAGCTGGATATTCTGTACATGACCCGCGTACAGAAAGAGCGCTTGGACCCGTCTGAATACGTCAACGTGAAGTCTCAGTTTGTGCTGCGCGCCGCGTCTTTAGAAGGCGCTCGTGACAACATGAAAGTGCTGCATCCTCTGCCACGCATTGATGAAATCACCAACGACGTTGATAAAACGCCGTATGCCTATTATTTCCAGCAGGCAGGAAACGGCATCTTTGCCCGTCAGGCTTTGTTGGCTCTGGTTTTGAATGCTGAACTGAACTTTTAA
- the ridA gene encoding 2-iminobutanoate/2-iminopropanoate deaminase, producing the protein MSRIISTENAPAAIGPYVQGVDLGSMIITSGQIPVNPKNGQVAEDVSAQARQSLENVQAIVEAAGLKVSDIVKTTVFVKDLNDFATVNATYEAFFTEHNAPFPARSCVEVARLPKDVKIEIEAIAVRR; encoded by the coding sequence ATGTCACGCATCATCAGTACAGAGAACGCACCTGCCGCAATCGGTCCTTATGTTCAGGGCGTTGATCTGGGTAGCATGATCATCACTTCTGGTCAGATCCCTGTGAACCCGAAGAATGGTCAGGTTGCTGAAGACGTTTCCGCACAGGCGCGCCAGTCTCTGGAAAACGTGCAGGCTATCGTTGAAGCTGCTGGTCTGAAAGTTTCAGATATTGTGAAAACGACCGTTTTCGTTAAAGATCTGAATGACTTCGCGACCGTTAACGCGACCTACGAAGCGTTCTTCACTGAGCATAATGCACCGTTCCCAGCGCGTTCATGCGTTGAAGTTGCACGTCTGCCTAAAGACGTAAAAATTGAAATCGAAGCGATCGCAGTACGTCGCTAG